DNA from Xanthomonas hyacinthi:
GGTGACCGCGTTGCCGGCCGCCCTGGGCGTCTTGTGGGCCACGCCGGAGGCGTACCAGAACGCCGCCACGCCGGCGATGACCAGCAAGGCCGAGGCGGCCACCGCCAACAGCATGAGGCGGGAGGATCCGGACTGGGCGTGCGTCTTCATGGCGTGGTCTTCAACGGGAAGTGGAAAGCGCGGACACGGGTGCGGCGGGCCGCAGGAACAGGATCACGGTGATGACCAGGAACAGCAGGTAGACGATGACTTCGCCCAGCACCGGCGCGGCCTGGTAACCGAGCAGGCCCGACAGCACCGCACCGACCGGACTGTCCATCGGCAACGCGTGGCTCGTGTCGAACACCACCTGCTGCAGGTGGTTCCAGATGCCGCCTTCATGGAACTTGCGCAGTACGCCTGCCAGCAGCCCGGCGGCCACCAGCAGGATGAACAGCCCGGTCAGGCGGAAGAACCGGCGCAGGTCCAGGCGCACGCCACCGGAGTACAGGCCGTAACCCACCACCACCGACACCAGGATGCCGGCCAGCGCGCCGACCGGCGCTTCCCAGCCGCGGCTCTGCTGGAAGATCGCCAGCAGGAAGAACACCGACTCCAGGCCTTCGCGCGCCACCGCCAGGAACACCATGGCGATCAGCGCCCAGCCCTGTCCGTCGCCGCTGCTGAGTGCCTTGTCAATCGAGGCATGCAGGCTGCCCTTGATGCTGCGCGCGGTCTTGCGCATCCAGAACA
Protein-coding regions in this window:
- the efeU gene encoding iron uptake transporter permease EfeU; protein product: MLREGIEAALIVGIVASYLKQSGRGALMPAVWVGVLLATALSLFAGAGLQLMAAEFPQKQQELFEGVVGLIAVLMLTSMVFWMRKTARSIKGSLHASIDKALSSGDGQGWALIAMVFLAVAREGLESVFFLLAIFQQSRGWEAPVGALAGILVSVVVGYGLYSGGVRLDLRRFFRLTGLFILLVAAGLLAGVLRKFHEGGIWNHLQQVVFDTSHALPMDSPVGAVLSGLLGYQAAPVLGEVIVYLLFLVITVILFLRPAAPVSALSTSR